Genomic segment of Mucilaginibacter sabulilitoris:
GCTATGCTCAGAATGACAAATGTTTTGGTATTGAAGTCAAAAAAGCAATTATCACAGAAAGGCAATTTTCCGTTCAGTTTTAAATAAATCCGAAATCTTAATTCCGATATCCGAAATATTTATTACCTTTGCCCGGCAAATAATAACTCCAAAATAATTATTTGCTATGCAGTTAGACCCATCAAAGTTTGTTGCCGAAGGATTAACCTACGACGACGTTTTACTACTCCCCGCTTATTCAGAAGTATTACCGCGCGAAGTTAACACCAGTACTTTTTTAACAAAAAGCATTCGTTTAAACATCCCGATCATCTCGGCCGCTATGGATACCGTTACCGAAGCTGGCCTGGCTATTGCCATTGCCCAGGCAGGTGGTATAGGTATGCTCCATAAAAACATGACCATACAGGCGCAGGCCGATGAAGTACGCAAGGTTAAGCGTTCTGAAAGCGGTATGATCCAGGATCCGGTAACGCTGCTGGAAGATGCATTGCTTGCTGACGCTTTTCAGATCATGAGGGAGTTTAGCATAGGGGGGATTCCGATAATTGACGCTGAGCATAAACTGAAAGGAATCATAACTAACCGCGATCTTCGTTTCCAGAAAGATATGACGGTGAAGGTTAGCGACGTAATGACCAAAACGGGTTTAATTACTGCACCCGAAGGAACTACTTTAACCGAAGCTGCCGCTATACTACAGGGCAACAAAATAGAAAAGCTTCCTGTTGTAAATAAAGATGGCAAACTGGTTGGTTTAATTACCTATAAAGACATTCAAAAAGTTAAAAACTTCCCTAATGCCTGTAAAGACGAGTTTGGTCGTTTACGCGTAGGGGCTGCGGTTGGGGTTGCTGCTGATAATATTGATCGTGTTACCGCGCTGGTTAATGCTGGCGTGGATGTGGTTACTGTCGATACTGCTCACGGACACTCAAAAGGAGTTATTGAAATGGTGAAGGCTGTAAAAAAATTACACCCTAATCTTCAGGTTATTGCCGGTAATATAGCTACCGCCGATGCCGCCATTGCCCTGGCCGATGCAGGCGCCGATGCGGTTAAAGTAGGTATTGGTCCGGGTTCTATATGCACCACACGTATTATTGCGGGAGTTGGCGTACCACAATTGTATGCAGTTTATGAATGTGCCAAAGCGCTTGAAGGCCGCGGCGTACCGGTTATTGCTGATGGTGGTATTAAACAAACCGGCGACATTGTAAAAGCCATTGCCGCAGGTGCAAGCTCTATTATGGCCGGTTCGTTATTTGCAGGTGTGGAAGAATCACCCGGCGAAACCATTATATACGAAGGGCGTAAATTTAAATCATACCGTGGCATGGGCTCGGTTGAAGCGATGGCAAAAGGTTCAAAAGACCGCTATTTCCAGGACGAGACCGATGTGGTTACCAAGCTGGTTCCCGAAGGTATAGTTGGCCGCGTGCCATTTAAAGGTAATATGGCCGAAGTAATATTCCAGTACATTGGTGGTTTACGTGCCGGTATGCACTACTGTGGTGCTGCCAACATTGAGGATCTGCAAAGAGCCAAATTTGTACGCATAACCGCTGCTGGTATGCGCGAAAGCCATCCACATGATATTACCATTACTAAAGAGGCTCCTAATTATACAAGTAGGTAATTCTGAAGATCCGGGGATAGGGAAATAAAAGATCAGGGACAATTTTTATAAAAGAAAATGGAACCAATTTGGTTCCATTTTCTTTTTTTAGCCTTATTTGCCACCTCCCAGGGCCGCACCTGATAATATGCCTCCGGTAGTAATTATTCTTAAAGCCTGGTCTTCTGTAAAGCCTTCTTTTTTCAATGCATCAAAGTATTGTTTGTTCACTTTAGCTAATTCTTCTATTTTTCCCGGTTGTCTATAGTAATTGAGCTGCGAATCCATTAATGATTTGGCCATGTTAGCATACATAGGCCCCATGGCATTCATAGCGCTTGTCATACTATCCATTTCATTATTACCGTTGAGTATTGGCGGAGGTGGTGTTAATACTACATCGGTAACTTTTACTTTGCGTGTTCCGGCAGGTAATGATTGGGTAAGGCTTACGTTATAAAAATTAAAAAAGGTGATGCCGTCACTTCTTCTGCCGGCTCTTTCAATTATATCTATTGATTTTGCGGCCTGGGGTATTTTTTTAAAATATACTTTGAAGGTAAGTTTATCGCCAGCTTTAGCAAAAGTATGTTTAGCAGGTGCTATAGCAATATTTTCAGATTTTACATAATCATAGTGCTCATTCCCCTGATCGGTTTGAATAAAGATCTCTTTATTTAGCTGTGCTCATGAGTTATCGCCATTTGCGGTGTATTAAAAATTTACTGTTGTAAACTGTTTATCGGTTTCAATTTTGGTTATGGTACTGCTCCAATCGTCCTGGTTTTCAACCAACGGATTTACAATGGTTTGTGCAAATGATGATAAGCAGCTTGTTAACAGTAAAAGCGGTAAGATTAACTTTTTTTTCATGTGAATAATTTAGGTGGTTATTTTATAAATATATAAATAAGCTTTTAAATGTATGTCTGACAAATAAAATATATTTTGCTAAAACATTATTTAAACACAAGGGAACACTTTTAACGGATATATTTACAACATGAAAGCTATCTGCGTATTCTGCGGCGCTAATTTTAATGGCGACCCAATATTAAAACAAGCCATTGAACAACTGGCCGAAGTGTTGGTAAGCCGGGGTATTACCCTGGTGTATGGCGGCGGTAAAGTTGGGATAATGGGATTACTGGCCGACGCTGTTTTGCATCATGGGGGCAAAGCAATTGGTGTTATACCGCAGTTTTTACTGGATAAAGAAGTTGGCCATACCGGCCTTACCGAATTGCATATTGTTGAAAATATGCACCAGCGCAAACAAATGATGAATGATCTTTGCGACGGTATAATTACCCTGCCGGGTGGCTTGGGCACGCTCGAAGAGTTTTTTGAAGTATTAACCTGGCTGCAATTAGGCTTGCACAAACACCCTATAGGTTTATTAAACGCAAATGGATATTATGATTTTCTGCTGAAACAGTTGGATGTTATGGTAGAGCAGCGATTCCTGAAACCCTCCAATCGCGAACTGGTGATCACCTCCGGCGACCCCATCGAACTTGTTAACCTGATGGATAGCTTTGATGTAAACCCTGATGAAGTATGGTTTAAGGACCGGAACCTGACATAGGCTTTGGCAAATTAAAGCAAATAAAAAAGGACGCCATCCTTTCGTCATGACGCCCTTCACTATACCCGTTTAATCGCTTGAACTACAATAGGTGCATTGCACCGTTATTCTCCGCCAACAGGGCCATAAAAAATAACCCAGGTGGCAAAATCACTGGTGAAGTTTTCAAAGCGGTGCTCTGTACCTGCCTTAACAAAAAGTACGTCGCCTTGCTGAAAGGTGGTGCGTACACCATCGTTTAAAAATTCGCCATGCCCGCTTATGATCATGTATAGCTCATCCTGCAAATGCGGGGTTTGCGGATCAATATTATCTGGCCTGTATATCTCAACAGACATACTGCCGTGCTGTATTACTTTAACAAATAATTGTCCGGGTTTATCACTTAAATGTTGAAGCGCCTTTATTACCGATGATTTCATTTTATAATTTGTACGTTAATGTTGTTTTGAGTCCTAAGCTTAGGATAGAAAATAATGTTATGCTCAATTACCCCGATTATAAACTCAATACTTATAACTCGATATTTATCCCTCTACCTGGCTTATTGTCCAGAAATCGTCGGCCAGATCGGTGCTGGTCACGTAATCGTAGGGCATATAAAAATAACCCTTAAGTCCCCATCCGTCGCCCCAGCTGTTGCGGATAATAAACGCTTTCTTTTTGTCATCGTAACCAACAGCCATAACCGCATGGCCGCCCATCACGCTTTCATTTTTTGTAGGCATATTCAGCACACCGCTTTGAGCTACTTTGTCGCCTTCAAAACTTTGATATACAGTAAAACCGAAAACAAAGGGATTGCCACTTGCCAAACAGGTTTTAAGCTCATTGATGGCGGTATTGTTTAACCTGGTATATTGCAATGCCTGGTTTTTCAATGCTTTGGTGTATAACGATTTCTTGGGTTTTTTGGCGAATTTACTAATGTCATACGGCCAAAGCTGTTCATCGCAAACACCTTGTACGGCTACGGATTTAACACCATCACGAATTTGCGCGCCGCTATCTTCTTTAACATGTCCTTCCAAAACGCGTTCATTGTAATAAATAAACAATCTCGACGGATTAAACACCGGCAGGTTTTGTTTCATCAATTCAAATTGGAAGGCTGCGCCTATGGCGTTGGCTGTGCAGGAGCCTAATGTGCCCTGGTCGTAAACAGGCGGGCATTGGGCGCGCAGGTCAACCAATGGCGGGGTGGGTTTTGCTAAAGCAGCATGGCGAACTGTCGCGTATCTGTAATCTCTTTGGTCGGGCAGGTCAGGTAACCAGCCGTAGCGTTTGGTTTGCTGTATCATATCAGGGATGAAATAATTGTTGGCTAAAGGTATACTGTTTAACAGGGATTTGTTAACGTGTTTTTACGTAATTTAATACGTACTGACACCTTAATATTTTAGGAACGCAATAAACAGGTGATTAATATATCAGGCGTTATTTTTATAAACAAAACAACAATTCATTAGCTTTTCCTGCCGTAATTTTTCCTAATTTACATTTCCTATTACAACCAGATTATGGATATCGGATTCAATATAAATGAAGATATAAACAAACAACTTGTTTATGAGCTGAATACCAGGCTCAAAAAAGTACATGAAGGCGGCGGCGAAAAGGCTGCAGCTAAACAAAAAGAAAAAGGAAAGATGCTGGCTCGCGAACGTGTGGCCTACTTAATTGATAAAGACAGGCCCTGGCTTGAAATTGGCGCGTTTACTGCCGATGACATGTACTCAGAGCATGGTGGTTGCCCCTCCGGAGGAGTGGTATGCGGTATAGGTTACATATCGGGCAGGCAATGTGTAATAGTAGCCAATGATGCCACGGTAAAGGCCGGGGCCTGGTTCCCTATAACGGCTAAAAAGAACCTGCGGGCGCAGGAGATAGCTATAGAGAACCGCTTGCCCATTATTTACCTGGTTGATTCGGCGGGCGTGTACCTGCCTTTACAGGATGAGATATTTCCGGATAAAGAACACTTTGGGCGTATATTCCGCAATAATGCCATCATGAGCAGTATGGGTATTATCCAGATTTCGGCCATTATGGGTTCATGTGTTGCGGGCGGGGCTTATCTGCCTATCATGAGCGATGAAGCCATGATCGTGGAGGGCACAGGTTCGGTTTTTTTAGCAGGATCTTACCTGGTAAAATCGGCCATAGGTGAGGATGTGGACAACGAAACCTTAGGAGGGGCAATTACACACTGCGAAATATCCGGCGTTACAGATTATAAGCAACCAAATGATCAGGCTTGTTTGGATTCAATCCGTAACATCATGAGCATGATTGGTGATTATAACAAGGCCGGGTTCGACAGAATTAAACCATTAGCTCCAAAGCTGAGCGAGAAGGAAATTTACGGTATACTGCCCGATAACCGCGAAAAGGCTTACGATATGCACGAGATTATATTGCGCCTGCTTGACGACTCGGCTTTTGAGGAATATAAAGAAGGCTATGGCAAATCTATCATTTGCGGCCTCGGCCGTATTGATGGCTGGGCGGTGGGTATCGTCGCTAACCAGCGCAAAGTGATCAAATCAAAAAAAGGAGAAATGCAGTTTGGCGGCGTTATTTATTCCGACTCCGCCGATAAGGCCACCCGCTTTATTATGAATTGCAATCAGAAGAAAATCCCGCTGGTCTTTTTACAGGATGTTACCGGCTTTATGGTAGGCAGCAGAAGTGAACAAGGAGGAATTATTAAGGACGGCGCTAAAATGGTGAACGCGGTTGCCAACTCTGTAGTGCCCAAATTCACCATTGTTATAGGTAATTCTTATGGGGCAGGTAATTATGCTATGTGCGGCAAAGCTTACGACCCAAGGCTCATTTATGCATGGCCATCGGCCAAAATTGCGGTTATGGGGGGCGGGCAAGCCGCCAAAACCCTGCTGCAGATACAAGCCGCCGGTTTAAAAGCCCGGGGCGAAGAAGTAGACGAGGTAAAAGAGGCCGAATTGCTGAAACAAATAACCGACCGATATAACGCCCAAACAACTCCTTACTATGCCGCTGCAAGGCTTTGGGTAGACGGTATTATTGATCCGCTGGAAACCCGAAAAGTGATATCCATGGGTATTGAAGCGGCAAATCATGCGCCGATAGAAAAGGCCTTTAATGTTGGGGTGATACAGACGTAAGTAAACAGATAACACTATAACTTTCAACATGTCATTGCGAGGAGGAACGACAAAGCAATCTCAAGGGACAGGAGGCAGACCTGTATAATGAGATTGCCACGCTACGCTCGCAATGACATACTTTATAATAATATTAAAATTCAGCTAATCAACGGTCATGAACGCAACAGTTAATGAAGTTTTAGCAATTACAGCAGGTGCTTTTCTCGCAGGAATTGGTGTGATAAAAATTTATTTACGTAAGCAGCTTCAAAAAATTGGAATCAAAGTCAACGGTGTTGTCATCAGAATAGACACCAACATAGGTATAGGTAAAAGAAATCTGTATTACCCTGTTTTTAGATTCGTTACTCTTGAAAATGAAATAATTGTCAAACGCGTAACATGGGGCTCTAATCCTTCAATATATAGTGAAGGTGAACATGTTGTAGTAATTTATGACCCAACTGATAAGAACCACTTTATCATAGATAAACTGGATATATACTGGCAATCGTTGGGTTTGCTTTGATATTAAGTGTAATTTTTGATTATATACTACATCAGGCATAATCAATAATCAAAATTTCTATCTTGAACTTATGAAAAAGCTACTACTCCCTTTTCTGTTTTTCTCGTTAAAACTCTCTGCTCAAAATGTACAACAAATTCATCAAAAAGCGATCCTGATTGATACGCATAACGATGTATTATCCAACCAGCTTATTACCAAATTTGATCTGGCTAAACGTCAAACCGAAGGAAATTTCGACCTGGTAAGGGCCAAAGAGGGTGGGCTTAAAGCGCAGATATTTTCTATCTGGTGCGGTGAAAAGTATGGTAAAGGAACAGCCTTCGCAATGGCTAACCGTGAAATTGATTCCTTGTATGCGCTTATTAAACGCAACCCAGATAAAATTGCCCTGGCCCGTAACAGTGCCGAACTGCAAAACATTGTTAAGCAAAAAAAGCTCGCCGCGCTGATAGGTGTGGAAGGTGGTCACATGATAGAGGACCGCATGGATTATATTGACAGTCTTGCCAAACGAGGTATGCGCTACCTAACCCTCACCTGGAATAACAGCACTTCCTGGGCAACATCCGCGCGCGACGAGGTCACCAAAAAAGACAGTCTGCCGCATTTAGGACTTAGCGACTATGGCAAACAGATTGTCCGCCACCTGAATGGGCTGGGTGTAATGGTCGATGTATCTCACGTAGGCGAACGTACATTTTACGATGTACTGGCCACTACAACCAAACCTGTAATAGCGTCACATAGCTGCGCCTATAGTATTGACCCAAACAGACGCAACTTAAAAGACGAACAACTAAAAGCGCTGGCTAAAAACGGGGGAGTAGTGTGTGTTAATTTTTACAGTGGCTTTGTAGACAGTGCTTATTCAGCAAAGGTTCAAAGTTTTGTTAAGCAGCATAAAGCAGAGCTGGATTCATTGGTGAAAATATATCACGATGTTGATTTGGCAACCATCAGGCTGAACACAATACACAAAACCGAATCGGAGCAATTAAGGCCGCCGCTGAGTATGCTCATTCACCATATTGATTATATCGTAAAACTGATAGGGGTTGACCATGTAGGTATAGGCTCTGATTTTGATGGTTCTGAATCTTTTCCGCAGGAGATGAATAGCGTTGCCGATTACCCTAAGATAACCGAAGAACTGCTTAAACTGCACTACAGCGAAAAGGATATTGATAAAATATTGGGCGGCAACGTGATGCGTGTGCTGAAAGCAAATGCCGGTAAATGATTATCTTTGTGTACCTAAATTAGTATATGTTAAAACCTTATCTTATCTTTTTATTTTTATTAATTATCGTACAAACGTCAGGAGCACAAGTCTATAAAGCCTACGTAACCACCGATGGTTCAAGAACCACAGATTCCTCGAAAGCCGTCTCTTATATTTTATACAAAAAAATGAAAGCGGATTCAGCCTGGGCAATGAGTCAGTATGATATGCAAGATACTTTAATGACGACAGGAACATTTAAAGATGAACAGTTGATGATTCCACATGGAAAATTCACTTTTTATCATTTTATTCGTCCGGCTGAACTACCGTTTTACAGTAGGAATACTACAAAAAAAAAGATTGTCTTTGAACGTGGCGGCAATTTTATTCAGGAAACAGGAATATATTTAAATGGAAAGAAGAATGGAACGTGGAAATCATACAGGCATGGAAACCTTGAATTTGTAAATACATATAAAAACAATATTCTTAACGGAAGGTATTTGAACTATCGAAGCGGTAAAATACTCATAGAAGGCAATTTCGTTAATAATAAACGGGAAGGAAATTGGAACTACTTATCTTACTATGGAGACACAATAAAGACCGACATTTACAGAAAAGGGGAATTTATAAGATCTATTTCTCATTTATATGATAAAAAGTTTAGATATCTAACAAATGTTAAAGGTTCTAAGTATGACATAATAAGATACTTGAACTCAAAATTATCCAAGAATAAATTCGATAGCATAGGTAAATACTATGCTTCGTATAGTTTTAATTTAACATCAGATGGAAAGCTGATTTCGCCAGTGGTTAATGAAAGTGCAGACAGTCAAATAGATAACGCAATTGTATCTGAAATAACTCTTGCTCCAAACTGGAAACCAGTTATACAATATCCAACAACAGAGTTGTTTTTATTAACACAGGCCCCCAATACCGATCTTAATGCAGCTAACAAGGGAGAAAAAAAAGGATACATCTACTTTGATCTTTTGATTAACGTAAATGAGTATGGAAAAATTGATATTTCATATTCGGAGAGAGGTTCTATATATAACTAATCAGCTAACAATGGCAGTATCCTGACCATTCCCACTTGTCTGATAACCGGATAAATGTTAAATTCGCATACATTTTTTAAAGATAATGTCTCAAGAAACTGAACACATCAAATGCCTTATCATAGGCTCTGGTCCTGCAGGTTATACTGCAGCAATATATGCTTCAAGGGCTGATTTAAAGCCCGTTATGTACACCGGTTTATTAGCCGGCGGACAGCTCACCCAAACCACCGAAGTGGAGAATTTTCCCGGTTATCCTGAAGGTATTATGGGGCCCGAATTAATGGAAGATTTCCGTAAACAAGCCGAGCGGCTGGGTACCGATATTCGTTTTGGCTATGTAAGTTCTGTTGATTTTACAAGCCTGCCACATAAAGTGGTAATTGATGATGTAAAAACCATCACGGCCGATACCGTAATTATTGCCACCGGGGCATCCGCCAAATGGCTGGGTCTGGAATCTGAAGAAAAATATAGCGGTTTTGGTGTTTCGGCCTGTGCCGTATGCGACGGGTTCTTTTTTAAAGGACAGGATGTTGCCATTGTTGGTGCCGGCGATACCGCTGCCGAAGAAGCTACCTATCTTGCTAAATTAACACGCAAGGTTTATATGATTGTTCGCAGGGATGAGTTCCGGGCTTCCAAAGCCATGGTACACCGCGTATTAAACACGCCGAACATCGAAATTTTATACAACACCGAAACCAAAGAAATACTGGGCGACGGACAAAGCGTAACCGGTGTTAAGGTTACCAACAACCAAACCAATGTTGATACAGATCTTGACGTTACCGGGTTCTTCGTGGCAATAGGCCACCATCCCAATACCGATATTTTCAAAGGCTGGTTAAACATGGACGAAACCGGTTATATCATAACCCGCCCCGGTTCAACAGAAACTAATGTAGAGGGCGTATTTTGCTGCGGCGACGCGCAGGATCATATCTATCGTCAGGCAGTTACGGCTGCAGGTACCGGTTGTATGGCGGCCATTGATGCCGAACGTTATCTGGCTGCTAAGGAGCACGTAGTTACCGCATAAGCCCCACCCAACTCTCTCCTTTAGGGAGAGGGCTTTAATGAAATTACAAAAAGAAGCTGTCAAAAGGGCAGCTTCTTTTGTTATAGGATGCTTTTTTGTGTATCTTAAAGACATGGGAGGCAAGGTAGTCTTTAAGGCATATGATCCGGACCAGTTAACGTTTTTACCGTATAAACTGGAAGAATTGGTACCGGCGGGTCATCCGGTACGGATAGTTAAACAGGTGGTTGACGCGGTCGATGTCAAGCCACTCAACCGGAAGTACAAAGGCGGCGGCGCGTCGAGTTTTCATCCCCGGCTGATGCTGAAACTGCTGGTTTATGGTTATCTGACCAATACGTATTCATCACGTAAACTGGAAGACCAGGCGGCACAGAACGTTCACTTCATGTGGTTATTGGGCATGAAAAAGCCCGACCACAATACCATCAACCGTTTTCGCAGTGAAAAGCTATCAGGGGTACTAAAGCAGATATTCTCACAGATCGTTCTTTTATTACAACAGGAAGGAATTGTATCATTGAAGGAGGCCGTTTTCACTGATGGCACCAAGATCGAATCGGTGGCGAACAAGTACACTTTTGTATGGGGTAAAAGCATAAAGAACAGTAAAGAGAAGATGAAAGCCCAGCTTGATGAGTTACGGGGCTATGCGCAAAGTATTGCTGCTGAAGAACTCAAAGACACCGCACCGCTGGAATACAGCGAGATCAACCCTGAGAAAGTGAAAGAAACGATCTCAAAGATCAACGCGGCATTGGAGGATAAGGAAGACGTGGCGGGGAAAGTAAAACAAAAGCTGAACTATGCAAAAAAGCATTGGCCGGAGAACCTGGCCAAATATGATGAACAGGAAAAGTTATTGGCTGGGCGTAACAGTATGTCAAAGACGGACCCGGATGCCACGTTCATGCGGATGAAAGAAGACCATATGCTGAATGGGCAACTCAAGCCTGCTTATAACCTGCAGATCTCCACCCAAGAGCAGTTCATTCTCAATTACACGCTGCACCAGACCCCGACCGATTACCAAACGCTACCATCACATATCGAACAGTACGAATC
This window contains:
- the guaB gene encoding IMP dehydrogenase, whose amino-acid sequence is MQLDPSKFVAEGLTYDDVLLLPAYSEVLPREVNTSTFLTKSIRLNIPIISAAMDTVTEAGLAIAIAQAGGIGMLHKNMTIQAQADEVRKVKRSESGMIQDPVTLLEDALLADAFQIMREFSIGGIPIIDAEHKLKGIITNRDLRFQKDMTVKVSDVMTKTGLITAPEGTTLTEAAAILQGNKIEKLPVVNKDGKLVGLITYKDIQKVKNFPNACKDEFGRLRVGAAVGVAADNIDRVTALVNAGVDVVTVDTAHGHSKGVIEMVKAVKKLHPNLQVIAGNIATADAAIALADAGADAVKVGIGPGSICTTRIIAGVGVPQLYAVYECAKALEGRGVPVIADGGIKQTGDIVKAIAAGASSIMAGSLFAGVEESPGETIIYEGRKFKSYRGMGSVEAMAKGSKDRYFQDETDVVTKLVPEGIVGRVPFKGNMAEVIFQYIGGLRAGMHYCGAANIEDLQRAKFVRITAAGMRESHPHDITITKEAPNYTSR
- a CDS encoding LOG family protein, which encodes MKAICVFCGANFNGDPILKQAIEQLAEVLVSRGITLVYGGGKVGIMGLLADAVLHHGGKAIGVIPQFLLDKEVGHTGLTELHIVENMHQRKQMMNDLCDGIITLPGGLGTLEEFFEVLTWLQLGLHKHPIGLLNANGYYDFLLKQLDVMVEQRFLKPSNRELVITSGDPIELVNLMDSFDVNPDEVWFKDRNLT
- a CDS encoding cupin domain-containing protein; protein product: MKSSVIKALQHLSDKPGQLFVKVIQHGSMSVEIYRPDNIDPQTPHLQDELYMIISGHGEFLNDGVRTTFQQGDVLFVKAGTEHRFENFTSDFATWVIFYGPVGGE
- a CDS encoding C1 family peptidase, with the translated sequence MIQQTKRYGWLPDLPDQRDYRYATVRHAALAKPTPPLVDLRAQCPPVYDQGTLGSCTANAIGAAFQFELMKQNLPVFNPSRLFIYYNERVLEGHVKEDSGAQIRDGVKSVAVQGVCDEQLWPYDISKFAKKPKKSLYTKALKNQALQYTRLNNTAINELKTCLASGNPFVFGFTVYQSFEGDKVAQSGVLNMPTKNESVMGGHAVMAVGYDDKKKAFIIRNSWGDGWGLKGYFYMPYDYVTSTDLADDFWTISQVEG
- a CDS encoding acyl-CoA carboxylase subunit beta, yielding MDIGFNINEDINKQLVYELNTRLKKVHEGGGEKAAAKQKEKGKMLARERVAYLIDKDRPWLEIGAFTADDMYSEHGGCPSGGVVCGIGYISGRQCVIVANDATVKAGAWFPITAKKNLRAQEIAIENRLPIIYLVDSAGVYLPLQDEIFPDKEHFGRIFRNNAIMSSMGIIQISAIMGSCVAGGAYLPIMSDEAMIVEGTGSVFLAGSYLVKSAIGEDVDNETLGGAITHCEISGVTDYKQPNDQACLDSIRNIMSMIGDYNKAGFDRIKPLAPKLSEKEIYGILPDNREKAYDMHEIILRLLDDSAFEEYKEGYGKSIICGLGRIDGWAVGIVANQRKVIKSKKGEMQFGGVIYSDSADKATRFIMNCNQKKIPLVFLQDVTGFMVGSRSEQGGIIKDGAKMVNAVANSVVPKFTIVIGNSYGAGNYAMCGKAYDPRLIYAWPSAKIAVMGGGQAAKTLLQIQAAGLKARGEEVDEVKEAELLKQITDRYNAQTTPYYAAARLWVDGIIDPLETRKVISMGIEAANHAPIEKAFNVGVIQT
- a CDS encoding DUF3592 domain-containing protein, whose amino-acid sequence is MNATVNEVLAITAGAFLAGIGVIKIYLRKQLQKIGIKVNGVVIRIDTNIGIGKRNLYYPVFRFVTLENEIIVKRVTWGSNPSIYSEGEHVVVIYDPTDKNHFIIDKLDIYWQSLGLL
- a CDS encoding dipeptidase, yielding MKKLLLPFLFFSLKLSAQNVQQIHQKAILIDTHNDVLSNQLITKFDLAKRQTEGNFDLVRAKEGGLKAQIFSIWCGEKYGKGTAFAMANREIDSLYALIKRNPDKIALARNSAELQNIVKQKKLAALIGVEGGHMIEDRMDYIDSLAKRGMRYLTLTWNNSTSWATSARDEVTKKDSLPHLGLSDYGKQIVRHLNGLGVMVDVSHVGERTFYDVLATTTKPVIASHSCAYSIDPNRRNLKDEQLKALAKNGGVVCVNFYSGFVDSAYSAKVQSFVKQHKAELDSLVKIYHDVDLATIRLNTIHKTESEQLRPPLSMLIHHIDYIVKLIGVDHVGIGSDFDGSESFPQEMNSVADYPKITEELLKLHYSEKDIDKILGGNVMRVLKANAGK
- a CDS encoding toxin-antitoxin system YwqK family antitoxin, encoding MKADSAWAMSQYDMQDTLMTTGTFKDEQLMIPHGKFTFYHFIRPAELPFYSRNTTKKKIVFERGGNFIQETGIYLNGKKNGTWKSYRHGNLEFVNTYKNNILNGRYLNYRSGKILIEGNFVNNKREGNWNYLSYYGDTIKTDIYRKGEFIRSISHLYDKKFRYLTNVKGSKYDIIRYLNSKLSKNKFDSIGKYYASYSFNLTSDGKLISPVVNESADSQIDNAIVSEITLAPNWKPVIQYPTTELFLLTQAPNTDLNAANKGEKKGYIYFDLLINVNEYGKIDISYSERGSIYN
- the trxB gene encoding thioredoxin-disulfide reductase, which encodes MSQETEHIKCLIIGSGPAGYTAAIYASRADLKPVMYTGLLAGGQLTQTTEVENFPGYPEGIMGPELMEDFRKQAERLGTDIRFGYVSSVDFTSLPHKVVIDDVKTITADTVIIATGASAKWLGLESEEKYSGFGVSACAVCDGFFFKGQDVAIVGAGDTAAEEATYLAKLTRKVYMIVRRDEFRASKAMVHRVLNTPNIEILYNTETKEILGDGQSVTGVKVTNNQTNVDTDLDVTGFFVAIGHHPNTDIFKGWLNMDETGYIITRPGSTETNVEGVFCCGDAQDHIYRQAVTAAGTGCMAAIDAERYLAAKEHVVTA
- a CDS encoding IS1182 family transposase, whose protein sequence is MGGKVVFKAYDPDQLTFLPYKLEELVPAGHPVRIVKQVVDAVDVKPLNRKYKGGGASSFHPRLMLKLLVYGYLTNTYSSRKLEDQAAQNVHFMWLLGMKKPDHNTINRFRSEKLSGVLKQIFSQIVLLLQQEGIVSLKEAVFTDGTKIESVANKYTFVWGKSIKNSKEKMKAQLDELRGYAQSIAAEELKDTAPLEYSEINPEKVKETISKINAALEDKEDVAGKVKQKLNYAKKHWPENLAKYDEQEKLLAGRNSMSKTDPDATFMRMKEDHMLNGQLKPAYNLQISTQEQFILNYTLHQTPTDYQTLPSHIEQYESLYKEQPKAIVADAGYGSDENYGVLQQKGIEAYIKYNTFDKEQKEGIKAFSNDSLHYNEADNYLTCPMGQRMHHVGDGQRITSSGFLQLISRYQAQNCEGCPMRGVCHQNPGNRIVEINHSLRKHKQAATERLNTEQGIKYRKRRPADVEPVFAQLKHNHGFRRFLLKGMSKTEVEIGLLSIAHNLRKWKA